AAAACCCGCCGGCGCTGCGTCGCCAGAGGCCACGTGGCGCTTCAGTCCTTTGAGCAGCGTGGAGAGACCGGTGCCGCCACCCATGGCGACAACGTTCAATGGGCTTGCGGGCGTGTGGTCCTGCCCGCTCACGGCTAACGCCCCTTGGGGGATGCGGAGCGCGCGGCGTCGGCTTCGCCGGGTTCGGGATAGAGCAGCTCGGTGAAGCGCGGATCGTCAAGCATGTTCTGGAAGTCGGAATCATTCCGCGCCTGGATGCGGTTCGCAGGATTCAGCCGGATGGCATCGTCCAGGTGCTTGAGCGCATCCATCGAACGGCCTTGCAGCGCGTCGAGCACCGCCAGGCCATACCAGATGTAGTCGGCCTTGGGATACTGCTTGATCATCCGCTCAAGGTGTTCGCGCGCAGAATCGTAGTCTCCGCTGTTCATCACCGAGACTACATAGTCGTAGTGCTCTTCCGGAGTCTTGAAGGTGGTCGAGCTGCGCGCCAGCGCCGCGGTGCACGCGTTCAAGTGGACACGCACGCGGTCGGCCAGCTCCTTGCTCGGGCCGGAGACTACTTTCAGGAACGCGGACTTGGCGCGCTCGAATTTGCGCTCCTGCATTAACCTTAGTCCGAGCTCATAATTTTGCACAGCCTGTGTAAATCGAGGGTCCTCGGCCAGCGGCAGCTTCTTGGGCGCCGGCGGCGCGGCCGCTACCGCCTTAACACCCCGCAGCGTAACATCCTGCTTTTTCTTTGACTTAGCGCTCAATCGTTTAGGTTTTGCTGCCGCTTTCTTCTTCATCAGGTTGTACCGGCGCGTCAGCGACCCGAGGGCAGGTGTCGGTAAGCTGTGGAAATTCGAGCTGCCGCGCACTTTATACCCGCTGGCCGGGTTTCCGTCAACTCGGGTGGAAAGCAGGCGCAATTAGCCCTTGGCCAGGGGAAGAGGAGCGCGATTGGCGTTGGCTTTAGCTTCTGGGCGAAGAGCCAAAAAGCCAAGAGCCAAGAGCGCACTTTGACTGATCGGGAAACAGAGAAGGCCGGGCGCTCGGCCCAGCCCTCTCGACTCGAAACTCGAAACTGGGGTTAGTTGATGCTCGCCGCTGTCTGCAGGTCGATCTGCTCGAACAGTCCCTTCTTGATGCCTTCGCGGACCTGTTCCGGAGTCTTGCCCGCCTTGGTCATCTGGTAGGCGTAGTACACCTCTTTAAGGCAGGTCGCGCAATGCGCGCCGTGATCGCTCTCAAAGCAGCTGTGCAGGCTCTTGTGTCCCACGCTGCGGTCGCAGAAGCAGTAGCAGGGCTGCTGATAGATGACCTTCTGGATCTTCTCCGCCAGCTCGTAGCCGTGCCGCTGCGAGGGGTGCTGGAAGCTGGGCCCCACGCGCCTGGCCGCGGGCAACAGCGGCGGCATCTTCTCCGGCGGCTTAGGCGCCGACTCGTGATACGCCGGAACATCGCCCGCCTGCGGCTGTTTCCACTGCGCCGTGCCCGCCACCGTGAGCAGGCAGATAAGAAGAATGCTGGGAATGCGTCTCATGAGTTTTCTTGTCCCATTTTACCCGACTTGTAGAGACGTAGCTTGCTACGTCTCCCCGCGCCAGCACAGACTGTGTAGCGACGGGCGCCTCTGCTGTCGGCACCGCGCCACGGACCGTGTGGACGCGGGCGACCTCGCCCGCGAGCGCGCCAGCAAACCATGCTGGGTCACTCCGACGCCAAATGCCAACTGCTAAGCGCTAACGGCCAGCGTCAACCAGCATCTATTAACATAGGATCCGTGGAGACCACGCCCACAGCCGCCGCGCCCCAGTCGGCGCTTCAGCCGCCCTCACAAGCAGAACGCGCCCGGCGCCTTGCCTTGCGGGCGCTGCTTTCGGTGTGGGTGCGCGACCTGGTGATCGCCGTGGCCATCTCGGCGTTCTTCATCCTGTTCATCTATCAGCCGGTGAAGGTGGAAGGCACCAGCATGCTGCCCGGCCTGGAAGATCAGGAGCGCATCTTCGTCAACAAGTTCGTCTACCGGCTGGAGCCCATCCAGCGGGGCGACGTGGTCGTTTTCCGCTACCCGCGCGACGCCTCCAAGAACTACATCAAGCGGGTCATCGGCATTCCCGGCGACCGCGTCCAGATCGACAACGGCCGCGTGTTCGTGAACGGCATGCTGGTGAACGAGGACTATGTCCCGGAGCAGTTCCGGGACTCGCGGTCGTATCGCGACGTGGTGGTGCCGGCCGGCTCCTACTTCGTGCTCGGCGACCATCGTTCGCTCTCCAACGACAGCCGCGACTTCGGGCCCGTGTCCGGCAGCCTGATCTCGGGCAAAGCCGTGTTCATTTACTGGCCGATGGAGAAGGCGGGCAAGCTGCGCTAGCAGCAGTGGCAATCACCCGGTATTCGCCACTCGCTGCTGCCTTATGACGGCGGCATGATCTCAACGTCTCGCTCCACTTCGATCCCGGTATGCGGGCGCAGCGACGCCGGTTCCATGCGCCGCGCCATGAGCAGATCAGGGAAGCGATGCTCGCAGTGGAAGCAACGATAGGGGCGCATCAGAAAGAGCGCCATCAGGTGGTCGCGCAGGCCCGTGCGACGGCTGCGATGCACGTCGGTGCTCAGGCACTTGGGACAAATACGAACGATCACGCGGCGCCAACCTACGGCAGTTCGGAACGTATGTTGCCACCGCTCGAAATCGCCGTCAATTGCGCTGCTCGAGTCGCCAGTCTTCCGGCAGGTCAACAACCCGGGTCCCGCTGAAGGGCTGACGGACTGACCGGCTGAAAGACTGGTTTTTCCCCAGCTCGCGCCGCAAACTCCGATTTACCCGCGGGAGCACTCCTGCTAAAATCTGTAAAATCCACTCCCCGGAGATGCAATGCAAGCCATCCTTGCGCTGGAAGACGGGCGCGTCTTCCGAGGCAAAGGCTACGGTGCAAAAGGCGAATGCTACGGTGAAGTAGTTTTCAATACCAGCATCACCGGCTACCAGGAGATTTTCACCGACCCCTCCTACGCCGGCCAGATCGTTGTCCTGACCAACCCCGAGATCGGCAACTACGGAACCAACCCAGAAGACAACGAAGCCAATCGCCCCTACATCGAGGGCCTGGTCACGCGCGAATTCTCGCGCATCAGCTCGAACTGGCGCTCGCAGCAGGTCGCCGAAGAATACCTGGAGCGTTACAAGGTCCCCGTCATTGCCGACATTGACACGCGTGCGCTGGTCCGCCACCTGCGCGATAACGGCGTGCAGCGCGGCGTGATCTCGTCCATCGAGAGCGATGCCGAGAAGCTGAGCGCCAAGGCGCGCTCCATCCCCAGGATGGACGGGACGGATTTAGCGAAAGTCGTCTCCACGCAAAAGGTCTATGAGTGGGAAACCGGCGAGCGCTCGCACGAGCCCACGGAAGTGGTCGGCGTCAAGGACGGCCCGCACGAATACCACGTGGTCGCCTACGACTTTGGCATCAAGCACAACATCATGCGCAAGCTGGTGGCCGAGCGCTGCCGCGTCACGGTTGTCCCGGCGCAAACACCTGCCGAAGACGTGCTCGCGCTGAATCCCGACGGGATCTTTCTCTCCAACGGCCCCGGCGATCCCGAACCGTGCACCTACGCGGTCGAGAACATCCGCCGCCTGATGGGCCGCAAGCCGATCTTCGGGATTTGCCTCGGACATCAACTCGTCGGCCTCGCCCTGGGCGGCAAGACCTACAAGCTCAAGTTTGGGCACCACGGCGGCAACCACCCCGTGAAGCACATGCAGTCGGGCAAAATCGAAATCACCGCCCACAACCACAACTTTGCCGTGGACCCCGATTCTCTCGCCGAAAGCGAAGTCGAGAAAACGCACTTTGACCTGAATGACAACACGCTCGAGGGCCTGCGCCACCGCAACCTGCCGCTGTTCAGCGTGCAGTACCACCCCGAAGCCAGCCCCGGCCCGCACGATTCGCACTACCTGTTCAGAGACTTTGTGCAGATGATGGAGGAGTGGAAGGGAAGATAGATTGCGCTTCGAACGGGCCTTTGGGCCGATTAGCAGTGCTTTGAAGGGGCGGGCCTTCCAGGCCCGCCGGAAATGACATGAAGACTGCGCGGCTTTAGCCGCTGAGGTAGTGATGCGACCAACCCGAGAGTCGGCGACAAGCAACCGCCAGACCTATTTCGTCAGCTCACAAACGGCTGGCCGGCGGCGCCTATTTCAAAGCGATCGCGGAGCACAGATGTTGGTTCTCTCCCGCGCGGCTGAGGCCGTGCCCCTTCAAAACTGCACTGTTGCGGGCGGCCGGCGATGAGGAACACCTGGATCGTCGTCACACTGCTTGCCGGCGCCTCCGCCTTCGCCGCCACGCCTCACCTCGATATCTCCACCGCCCACCACGCCCCGGGTGAGGAACAGCGCAAGGAACAAATGCTGCGTCTGGCGCAGCAGTACGACCTGAGCAAGTACACGATCACGCGCAAGATTGTGATCGAGCAGGGCGCCATCAACCACTCGGCGCCGGTGCTCACTCTCAACCTGCGCTTCCTCGACAACGACGACCTCGCTCTCTCCGCCTACGTGCACGAGCAGGGACACTGGCTGCTCATGGAGCGCCATCACATGGACATGCAGCCTCTCTATCGCGACCTGGAGCAGGCGTTTCCCAACCTCGACGTTAGCCCGCCCGACGGCGACGGAAAGCGCATGAGCAGCTACTACCACATCGTGGTCTGCATGCTGGAATGGCAAGCGCTGGAAGACCTGATCGGCGCCGAGCGCGCGCGCAAGGTCATGGAGTGGAAGCAGGGCGACCACTACAAAGGCATCTACAAAATTGATCTCGACCGCCGCGAGCAGGTCGAGAACATCATGAAGCGCTACGCAATCAAGTGGTGACTGGCAACTGGCAACCGGCAACCGACAACTGACATGCCCCGTCGCACCGACATCTCGAAGGTCCTCATCCTCGGCTCCGGCCCGATCGTCATCGGCCAGTCGGCCGAGTTCGACTACTCCGGCACGCAGGCGTGCAAGGCGCTGAAGTCCGAGGGATACGAACTCGTCCTGGTGAACTCGAATCCGGCCACCATCATGACCGATCCGGAGATGGCCGACCGCACCTACATCGAGCCGCTGACTAAGGAATATTTGGCCGAGATCATCCGCATCGAGAGCGAGATGATCGGCGGCGCGCGCTTTGCCGTGCTGCCCACGGTTGGCGGCCAGACCGCGTTGAACCTCGCGGTGGAACTCGCCGACGGCGGCGTGCTCGACAAGTACAACGTCGAACTGATTGGCGCAAAGCTCGGCGCCATCAAGAAGGCCGAAGACCGCCTGCTGTTCAAAGACGCCGTCACCAAGATCGGTCTCGACGTGCCGAAATCGGCGCTCGTCAAC
This sequence is a window from Terriglobales bacterium. Protein-coding genes within it:
- a CDS encoding tetratricopeptide repeat protein, with the translated sequence MQERKFERAKSAFLKVVSGPSKELADRVRVHLNACTAALARSSTTFKTPEEHYDYVVSVMNSGDYDSAREHLERMIKQYPKADYIWYGLAVLDALQGRSMDALKHLDDAIRLNPANRIQARNDSDFQNMLDDPRFTELLYPEPGEADAARSASPKGR
- a CDS encoding CYCXC family (seleno)protein, encoding MRRIPSILLICLLTVAGTAQWKQPQAGDVPAYHESAPKPPEKMPPLLPAARRVGPSFQHPSQRHGYELAEKIQKVIYQQPCYCFCDRSVGHKSLHSCFESDHGAHCATCLKEVYYAYQMTKAGKTPEQVREGIKKGLFEQIDLQTAASIN
- the lepB gene encoding signal peptidase I translates to METTPTAAAPQSALQPPSQAERARRLALRALLSVWVRDLVIAVAISAFFILFIYQPVKVEGTSMLPGLEDQERIFVNKFVYRLEPIQRGDVVVFRYPRDASKNYIKRVIGIPGDRVQIDNGRVFVNGMLVNEDYVPEQFRDSRSYRDVVVPAGSYFVLGDHRSLSNDSRDFGPVSGSLISGKAVFIYWPMEKAGKLR
- the carA gene encoding glutamine-hydrolyzing carbamoyl-phosphate synthase small subunit, whose protein sequence is MQAILALEDGRVFRGKGYGAKGECYGEVVFNTSITGYQEIFTDPSYAGQIVVLTNPEIGNYGTNPEDNEANRPYIEGLVTREFSRISSNWRSQQVAEEYLERYKVPVIADIDTRALVRHLRDNGVQRGVISSIESDAEKLSAKARSIPRMDGTDLAKVVSTQKVYEWETGERSHEPTEVVGVKDGPHEYHVVAYDFGIKHNIMRKLVAERCRVTVVPAQTPAEDVLALNPDGIFLSNGPGDPEPCTYAVENIRRLMGRKPIFGICLGHQLVGLALGGKTYKLKFGHHGGNHPVKHMQSGKIEITAHNHNFAVDPDSLAESEVEKTHFDLNDNTLEGLRHRNLPLFSVQYHPEASPGPHDSHYLFRDFVQMMEEWKGR